DNA sequence from the Glycine soja cultivar W05 chromosome 18, ASM419377v2, whole genome shotgun sequence genome:
cttaatttttgttgttcttgAGTGTAAGTTGAAATGTGAAATCTTGAGGGGAGctaaatcaagaaaaagaaaaatctaacaaATCAGCATAGAAAAAACTCACTATTTATACTTTATATATTATAGTAAAAactgatttattttatatacaatTTTGGTTAAAACAATTACGACATTACGTGTAGTTTGTAAATATCAATGATTTGATAAAGTCTTTACGATAAACGATAAAATATATGATTCATTCTTATATTTGTTAATGCTGAACCTTCAAGCTAACATATTAAAAGCCAATACCAATTGTAATGAACAAATATTCCTAAAACTTGTAGTAATGGTATTAATGGACAAATTAAGGTTctgtcaacaacaacaaaaataacaatggACAAAGGTGGTTAATTAGGTAAAAAATactctttgattttcttttttttttttataatgatcaCATTGAAATTTAAATCTATGACCTCATGCATTCTATCTCaatcctttttatttaatttttttcttttgatactTGATCTATGGTCCTTTCCTTATTGAGTCAGATTGGAAAGTGATCAATTTAAGTATATAGTAACtcaaataattaagataaattaaacaattcaaataataacttaaataattaatgcaaatggtatctttcaaaaaaaataatgcaaacagtaactcaaacaattaaaatagtttaaagGAAATGTAACTTATTTGACTTTTTGCGGGGGGAACATGTTGAAGttaaatcaagaaaaattaGTAAATCAAGGAGAAACTAATAAATCATGTAGTGTCATTTTATGATTTCTACATTTGGCCAACGCAAAGAAAAACGTAGAAAAACAGTAAATAACGGTAATTTTgctgaaaaataataatggaGGAGACCCAGTCTCCCTATCCGTTTCTTGTTCTAGATTATTTCATTCTAAGGCAAGCCTAAATTATAGCCAAAAAAATCTTGCATGTTTCTGCAaccaaagaaaacaacaaacgAAAACtgatcaaaacaaacaaataaggaagaaaaaaaaatagaaacaaataaaaaccaTTGACACAAACCACTTTTCTCCTTGTTTTCAAGgcacctttttttcttctcttgcaTGAGTTAAGCTTTTTCATGCAATTCTAAcacctgaaaaacaacaaaaacaaaaaagggttCAAAGAAAATCTGCCAAAATAGGTAAAGGAAGCAAGGAGCAGAATGGAGGAGAGAGCAGTAGCTCATCCTCCTCTGATGAGGCACCATTCATGTTCAACAATGGTTTCAATTCCATGGAGACCACAGAGCTCCACCATGCTCCTGAGGGTCTTGTTGACACAAATGGAGGAGACTACACTGAAATGAGTGGCTTTGCAGATTTCAAAAACGTGTTCTCTGTGGAATCTATAAAGCTTTGGACAATTGCTGCTCCCATTGCCTTCAGCATACTATGCAATTATGCTGTCAATTCCTTCACGACTATCTTTGTTGGTCATCTTGGAGATTTAGAACTCTCTTCAgtttcactctctctctctgtcgTTTCAAATTTCTCTTTTGGCTTCTTGGTTAGCTTCTAACTTCTATCAACTCTTGGATTCTTTTCCCATGTTTTTTATATACACAGCAATATAGACTATTCATGCttggtttattttttcttgatttcttgAATGGTATGTCATGTTTACCTTTTTTAAGAGCCAAACTTATAAACTCCCCACATGAATATGTGACGTCCACTTGTTACTAGACAATAGACATATTCTAGTTGAACTATAAGAAAACCTTCCTAATTGACCCAAATTTTAACTTCAATTAGCAAATCAACCAAGGAAAATATTCAGCATACACCCATTTTCTTTgcaccttatttttttttcttatggtaCTCTTCCTTTTGTATCACATAACTTATTATCGTATCTAtcactttctttctcttccttttctttttttctttctatcactATAACTAAAACCACTCCATTTTGGAGTGGACATTTTATCATTCCTCATCAACCAATTCCCCTTGTGTTGGAGGGTCATGTTTTCTGTTGCACTTTCTGCTCTCATATCCAATTTGATCCATGGAAACATTAACAAGTTCATTTGTATAGACATGCACTTTTGAGGTCCCAAGTAACACAATTTGTCACTTTCTGGGAGCAAATTGCATATTTTAACATCTTTTTCTCtcgagttttaaaaaaatggggcattgaatttttgaatcaaatttgCAGCTTGGTATGGCAAGTGCACTAGAGACTTTATGTGGGCAAGCATTTGGTGCTGGACAAGTAGAAATGATAGGGGTCTACATGCAACGTTCTTGGTTAATCTTATTGGGTGCATGCATCTGCCTCACACCAATTTACATTTATGCTGAGCCAATCTTGCTACTCCTAGGACAAGAACCCGAAATTGCAGAATTAGCTGGGGCATTTACCATTCAATCCATCCCTCAGATGTTTTCTCTAGCCATCAATTTCCCCACTCAAAAGTTCTTGCAGGCACAAACCAAAGTGGGGTTTCTGGCATGGCTTGGTTTTGGAgcatttatttttcatgttataCTTCTATGGATTTTACTTAAAGTGTTTTCATTGGGTACAACTGGTGCTGCTGTAGCCTATTGCACAACAGCTTGGATTATTGCTTTGGCTCAAACGGCTTATGTGATTGGTTGGTGCAAGGATGGGTGGAGAGGCTTCTCATGGTTAGCATTCAAAGATCTTTGGGCCTTTGTGAAATTGTCTGTTGCTTCAGCAGTCATGCTTTGCCTAGAGATTTGGTATTTCATGATCTTGATTGTGCTCACTGGACACCTTGACAATGCAGTTATTGCTGTTGGTTCTCTTTCAATATGGTATGATATCAAATCCAAACTACTACACTTCCCCCACCTTGTTGAATTGAAACAAATCTAGGACTTAACAAGTTCTTTTCGCTtcgttttctgttttcaaagatttctattgaaaataatgaaaacaggagatgaaaaaatagaaaacaataaatattatacataaactaattttagacTTGCAGCAGAAGCTAATTCACTTtacgttttttattttatttttctcctatAAGTACTTATTGATAAGTTTATCCAAATAGGACTCCAGGAGGACAACGTGgaacaatattaattatgttattttaacgTTGTTCTCTTAAATAGTCTTGGTTACTGATTTGATACTTGTTCTGTTTCTCCTCTTTCAGCATGACTATCAATGGATTTGAAGGCATGTTATTTATAGGGATCAATGCAGCAATTAGGTAAATTAATTTATGGCTGATTCTTTTCCCCACCTTAGTGTAAAGGTTATTTTTCAACTTCTAGGaatgatgtatttttttatttatttttttcattttctcagtGTGAGGGTTTCAAATGAGCTTGGATCAGGACGCCCAAGAGCAGCAAAATATTCAGTCATTGTCACAATTATTGAGTCCCTCATCATTGGGTTAATTAGTGCAGCCATTATTTTAGCTACAAAAGATCATTTTGCCATCATTTTCACTGAGAGTAAAGAGATGATAAAAGCAGTTTCTAAATTAGCAGGTCTTCTTGGCATAACCATGATTCTGAATAGTGTTCAGCCAGTTATATCAGGTACTAGGATCTTAATAACTTCTATGATGTAAGTTAGACTTGAGATTTCATAGACTTCTTCTACTTTTTCAACGTTTAAAGCAACCTCCCTTGTAAGaacacagtaaaaaaaatttaaaataattaaagggaTTAGCGTAATGTATAAGGGAGATCCGTGTAATGTTTTTCAAACATCTAAAGGAATTAATGTAAGtgtagaaaaaatagaaaaattttgTACAAT
Encoded proteins:
- the LOC114394551 gene encoding protein DETOXIFICATION 34-like, which codes for MFNNGFNSMETTELHHAPEGLVDTNGGDYTEMSGFADFKNVFSVESIKLWTIAAPIAFSILCNYAVNSFTTIFVGHLGDLELSSVSLSLSVVSNFSFGFLLGMASALETLCGQAFGAGQVEMIGVYMQRSWLILLGACICLTPIYIYAEPILLLLGQEPEIAELAGAFTIQSIPQMFSLAINFPTQKFLQAQTKVGFLAWLGFGAFIFHVILLWILLKVFSLGTTGAAVAYCTTAWIIALAQTAYVIGWCKDGWRGFSWLAFKDLWAFVKLSVASAVMLCLEIWYFMILIVLTGHLDNAVIAVGSLSICMTINGFEGMLFIGINAAISVRVSNELGSGRPRAAKYSVIVTIIESLIIGLISAAIILATKDHFAIIFTESKEMIKAVSKLAGLLGITMILNSVQPVISGVAVGGGWQALVAYINLFCYYIMGLPLGFLLGYKLGYRVEGIWVGMICGTMLQTLILLYIVYKTNWNKEVEQASERMRKWTGQEIEINLANSQQTFTR